Genomic segment of Oceanimonas sp. GK1:
TAAAACCCTGCTGGCCAAGGCCATTGCCGGCGAAGCCAAGGTGCCCTTCTTTACCATTTCCGGCTCCGACTTCGTGGAAATGTTCGTGGGTGTGGGTGCCTCCCGGGTACGCGACATGTTCGAGCAGGCCAAAAAGTCCGCCCCCTGTATCGTGTTTATCGATGAAATCGACGCCGTGGGTCGCCAGCGTGGCGCCGGTCTCGGCGGCGGTCACGATGAGCGTGAACAGACCCTGAACCAGATGCTGGTGGAAATGGACGGTTTTGAAGGCAATGAAGGCGTCATTGTTATTGCCGCCACCAACCGTCCCGACGTGCTCGATCCGGCGCTGCTGCGTCCGGGCCGCTTCGATCGCCAGGTCGTGGTTGGCCTGCCCGATGTCCGTGGCCGTGAACAGATCCTCAAGGTACACATGCGTCGTGTGCCCTTGGGTGACGATGTGGAGCCCTCACTGATCGCCCGCGGTACGCCCGGCTTCAGCGGCGCCGACCTGGCCAACCTGGTCAACGAGGCTGCTCTCTTTGCCGCCCGCAGCGGTCGTCGACTGGTGTCGATGGAAGAATTTGAAAAGGCGAAAGACAAGATCATGATGGGGGCCGAGCGCCGCTCCATGGTGATGTCCGAGTCCGAGAAGGAGATGACCGCCTACCACGAGGCCGGCCATGCCATCGTCGGCCGCATGGTGCCCGAGCACGATCCGGTGTACAAGGTATCCATCATTCCCCGTGGCCGCGCGCTGGGGGTCACCATGTACCTGCCGGAGCAGGATCGCTTCAGCTACAGCAAGCAGCACCTGGAGTCGATGATTTCCAGCCTGTACGGCGGCCGTCTGGCGGAAGAAATCATTTATGGTTTCGACAAGGTCACGACCGGTGCCTCCAACGACATCGAGCGGGCCACTGAAATCGCCCACAAGATGGTGACTCAGTGGGGACTGTCCGAAAAAATGGGCCCCCTGCTGTATGCGGAAGAGGAGGGTGAGGTGTTCCTGGGGCGTAGTGCGGCCAAGAGCAAGCACATGTCCGACGAGACCGCCAAGCTGATTGATGCCGAGGTCAAGCAGGTGATCGAGCGCAACTTCAACCGGGCCAAGCAGATCCTCAATGACAACATTGATATTCTGCATGCCATGAAGGATGCCCTGATGAAGTACGAAACCATTGATGCCCGCCAGATTGACGATCTGATGGCGCGTCGGGACGTTCGTCCGCCCGCCGACTGGAAGGACGAACACGGTGACAAGC
This window contains:
- the ftsH gene encoding ATP-dependent zinc metalloprotease FtsH — encoded protein: MSDMAKNLILWLVIAVVLMSVFQSFSPGEPSGRQTDYSTFVQEVAQGQIREVRMDGQTINGVKRSGDRFTTIMPSEDPQLLNDLLNNNVRVVGEKPEEPSLLTSIFISWFPMLLLIGVWVFFMRQMQGGGGKGAMTFGKSRARLMSEDQVKTTFADVAGCDEAKEDVKELVDYLRDPSRFQKLGGRIPTGILLVGPPGTGKTLLAKAIAGEAKVPFFTISGSDFVEMFVGVGASRVRDMFEQAKKSAPCIVFIDEIDAVGRQRGAGLGGGHDEREQTLNQMLVEMDGFEGNEGVIVIAATNRPDVLDPALLRPGRFDRQVVVGLPDVRGREQILKVHMRRVPLGDDVEPSLIARGTPGFSGADLANLVNEAALFAARSGRRLVSMEEFEKAKDKIMMGAERRSMVMSESEKEMTAYHEAGHAIVGRMVPEHDPVYKVSIIPRGRALGVTMYLPEQDRFSYSKQHLESMISSLYGGRLAEEIIYGFDKVTTGASNDIERATEIAHKMVTQWGLSEKMGPLLYAEEEGEVFLGRSAAKSKHMSDETAKLIDAEVKQVIERNFNRAKQILNDNIDILHAMKDALMKYETIDARQIDDLMARRDVRPPADWKDEHGDKPQGPAAGTGDQQEERDDKKASSPDLNKPGDATSH